From Camelus dromedarius isolate mCamDro1 chromosome 12, mCamDro1.pat, whole genome shotgun sequence, the proteins below share one genomic window:
- the SLC15A3 gene encoding solute carrier family 15 member 3, translated as MPGPRVPGEPREPAPRERRPLLARGPRRPRRWWRAAAAAVLLVETLERAAFFGVAGNLVLYLNSADLQWAGEQASRAALVFLGASYLLAPVGGWLADVYLGRYQAIALSLLLYLAATGLLAATAFPDGRRSFCGERPALPLEPSCHPPDCLHTSPSPYCAPTLYAALLLLGLAASSVRSNLTSFGADQVMDLGRHANQRFFNWFYWSINLGAVLSLLVVAFIQQNISFLVGYCIPVGCVGLAFFIFLFATPSFVTKPPTGSQVSSMLKLALQNCCPRLWHRHSARDSPGAHLLPDQRSQQPGPSPQEDIANFQVLVKILPVMVTLVPYWMVYFQMQSTYVLQGLHLHIPNIFPNYPANSSVALRAQGSSYKIPEAWLLLANVVVLLILVPVKDHLLDPLLLRCKLLPSALQKMALGMFFGFTSVIVAGVLEMERLEYISHNQTVSQQIGQNIYYAAPLSIWWQIPQYLLIGISEIFASIPGLEFAYSEAPRSMQGAIMGIFFCLSGVGSLLGSSLVALLSLPGGWLHCPQDSGNINKCRMDLYFFLLAGIQAATTILFIGITGRYERAAQSRASQSCPKRDSG; from the exons ATGCCCGGGCCGCGCGTCCCGGGGGAGCCCCGCGAGCCCGCGCCCAGGGAGCGCCGGCCGCTGCTGGCGCGCGGGCCGCGGAGGCCCCGTCGGTGgtggcgggcggcggcggccgcggtgCTGCTGGTGGAGACGCTGGAGCGCGCTGCCTTCTTCGGCGTCGCGGGCAACCTCGTGCTCTACCTCAACAGCGCCGACCTGCAGTGGGCCGGCGAGCAGGCGTCCCGCGCCGCTCTCGTCTTCCTGGGCGCGTCCTACCTGCTGGCGCCCGTGGGCGGCTGGCTGGCCGACGTGTACCTGGGCCGCTACCAAGCCATCGCGCTCAGCCTGCTGCTCTACCTGGCCGCCACCGGCCTGCTGGCCGCCACCGCCTTCCCTGACGGCCGCCGCTCCTTCTGCGGCGAGAGGCCCGCCTTGCCGCTGGAGCCCTCCTGCCACCCGCCGGACTGCCTGCACACCTCGCCCAGCCCCTACTGCGCGCCCACCCTCTACGCCGCGCTGCTGCTGCTCGGTCTGGCCGCCAGCTCCGTCCGGAGCAACCTCACCTCTTTCGGAGCCGACCAG GTGATGGATCTCGGTCGCCATGCCAACCAGCGCTTCTTCAACTGGTTTTATTGGAGCATCAACCTGGGTGCGGTGCTGTCGCTGCTGGTGGTGGCTTTTATCCAACAGAACATCAGCTTCCTGGTGGGCTACTGCATCCCTGTGGGCTGTGTGGGCCTGGCcttcttcatcttcctctttGCCACCCCAAGCTTTGTTACCAAGCCCCCCACAGGCAGCCAAGTGTCTTCCATGCTTAAACTTGCTCTCCAAAACTGCTGTCCCCGGCTGTGGCACCGACACTCTGCTAG AGACTCTCCAGGCGCCCATCTGCTGCCTGACCAGAGGTCTCAGCAGCCTGGCCCTTCCCCCCAAGAGGACATCGCCAACTTCCAGGTGCTGGTGAAGATCTTGCCTGTCATGGTGACCTTGGTGCCCTACTGGATGGTGTACTTCCAG ATGCAGTCCACCTATGTCCTGCAAGGTCTTCACCTCCACATCCCGAACATCTTCCCAAACTACCCTGCCAACAGCTCTGTGGCTCTGAGAGCCCAGGGCAGCAGCTACAAG ATCCCAGAAGCCTGGCTCCTCCTGGCCAACGTCGTGGTCTTGCTGATTCTGGTGCCAGTAAAGGACCACCTGCTCGACCCTTTACTGCTACGGTGCAAGCTGCTTCCCTCGGCTCTGCAGAAGATGGCACTGGGGATGTTCTTTGGTTTCACCTCCGTCATTGTGGCAG GAGTCCTGGAGATGGAGCGTTTAGAATACATCAGTCACAACCAGACGGTGTCCCAGCAGATCGGGCAGAACATATACTATGCAGCACCACTGTCCATCTGGTGGCAGATCCCTCAGTACCTGCTCATCGGGATCAGTGAGATCTTTGCCAGCATCCCAG gcTTGGAGTTTGCGTACTCAGAGGCCCCACGCTCCATGCAGGGTGCCATCATGGGCATCTTCTTCTGCCTGTCGGGAGTGGGCTCGCTGTTGGGCTCCAGCCTGGTGGCACTGCTGTCACTGCCGGGAGGCTGGCTGCACTGCCCCCAGGACTCTG GGAACATCAACAAATGCCGAATGGACCTCTACTTCTTCCTGCTGGCTGGCATTCAGGCTGCCACGACCATCCTGTTTATTGGGATCACTGGTCGCTATGAGAGGGCGGCCCAGAGCCGAGCCTCCCAAAGCTGTCCCAAGAGGGACAGTGGCTGA
- the TMEM132A gene encoding transmembrane protein 132A isoform X1, whose product MCARMAGRAAAAPRGPCGPWLCLLVALALDVVRVACDQDPLDPVYLPAALELLDAPEHFRVQQVGHYPPANSSLGSRSETFLLLQPWPRAQPLLRASYPPFATQQVVPPRVTEPHQRPVPWDVRAVSVEAAVTPAEPHARVLFHLKGQDWPPGHGSLPCARLHATHPAGTAHRACRFQPTLGACVVELEFPSHWFSQGSATRAELAYTLEPASEGPGDCGPGGEEDPREQALPVGSVELHPADPPQYQEVPLDEAVTLRVPDMPVRPGQLFSATLLLRHNFTASVLTLRIKVKKGLHVTAARPAQPTLWAAKLDRFKGSKHHTTLITCHRAGPSGPDSSSPLELSEFLWVDFLVENGTSGGVSVTRPVTWQLEYPGQAPEAEKDKMVWEILVSERDIRALIPLAKAEELVNTAPLTGVPRRVPVRLVTVDSGGALVEVTEHIGCESANTQVLQVSEACDAVFVAGKESRGARGLRVDFWWRRLRASLRLTVWAPLLPLRIELTDTTLEQVRGWRVPGPAEGAPEPEATGAEEAERRARGCRLQYQRAGVRFLVPFAAHPLDSGRRLTHLLGPDWLLDVSHLVAPHARVQDPRVASLEGGRVLVGREPGVTSIEVRSPLSDSILGEQALAVTDDKVSVLELRVQPVMGISLALSRGTAHPGEVTATCWAQSALPAPKQEVALSLWLSFSDHTLAPAELYDHHDLGLSVSAEEPGAVLPAEERGAQLGVVVSGAGAEGLPLHVALHPPEPCRRGRHRVPLASGTAWLGLPPAPTPAPALPSSPARSSPAPEASVGGERQAAGSLGGSRDVRGKFEQAEEEARKEEADAREEEEEQEEMVPAPQRVTDLELGMYALLGIFCLAILIFLVNGVVFVLRYQRKEPPDSATDPASPQPHNWVWLGTDQEELSRQLDRQSPGLPKGEGSCPCESGGGGEAPTPAQAPAGGTTSSLSTLARKEAGGRRKRVEFVTFAPAPPVQLPEEPVGAPAVQSILVAGEEDIRWVCEDMGLKDPEELRSYMERIRGSS is encoded by the exons ATGTGCGCCCGGATGGCGGGGCGCGCGGCAGCGGCTCCCCGGGGGCCCTGCggcccctggctctgcctcctggTGGCCCTCGCCCTGGACGTCGTGAGAG TGGCCTGTGACCAGGACCCCTTGGACCCAGTCTACCTGCCAGCAGCCCTGGAGCTCCTGGATGCCCCAGAGCACTTCCGCGTGCAGCAGGTGGGCCACTACCCACCTGCCAactcctctctgggctccagaTCTGAGACCTTtctgctcctccagccctggcccagggcccagccacTTCTCCGGGCCTCCTACCCACCTTTTGCCACCCAGCAG gtGGTCCCTCCTCGGGTCACTGAACCACACCAACGGCCAGTCCCATGGGACGTGCGAGCCGTGTCAGTGGAAGCGGCCGTGACCCCAGCGGAGCCCCACGCCCGCGTCCTCTTCCACCTCAAAGGGCAAGATTGGCCACCAGGACACGGCAGCCTGCCCTGTGCCCGGCTTCACGCCACACACCCGGCAGGCACGGCTCACCGAGCCTGCCGCTTCCAG CCAACCCTGGGCGCCTGCGTGGTGGAGCTGGAGTTCCCCTCACACTGGTTCTCCCAGGGCTCAGCCACGCGGGCCGAGCTGGCCTACACCCTGGAGCCTGCATCCGAGGGCCCTGGGGACTGTGGCCCTGGCGGGGAGGAGGACCCCAGGGAGCAGGCCCTCCCAGTGGGCAGCGTGGAGCTGCACCCAGCAGACCCCCCACAGTACCAAGAGGTGCCCCTGGATGAGGCAGTGACCCTGCGGGTGCCTGACATGCCCGTGCGGCCTGGCCAGCTCTTCAGTGCCACCCTCCTGCTTCGGCACAACTTCACAGCCAGTGTCCTGACCCTGCG AATCAAGGTAAAGAAGGGGCTGCATGTGACGGCTGCCCGCCCTGCCCAACCCACACTTTGGGCTGCCAAGCTGGACCGCTTCAAGGGCTCCAAGCATCACACCACCCTCATCACCTGTCACCGTGCCGGGCCCTCGGGGCCAGACTCCAG CAGCCCCCTTGAACTGTCCGAGTTCCTGTGGGTGGACTTTTTGGTGGAGAATGGCACTAGTGGGGGCGTGTCAGTCACTCGCCCTGTCACATGGCAGCTGGAGTacccaggccaggcccctgaAGCAGAAAAGGACAAAATGGTGTGGGAGATCCTGGTGTCGGAGCGGGACATAAGAGCCCTCATCCCACTGGCCAAG GCCGAGGAGCTGGTGAACACGGCACCATTGACTGGAGTGCCACGGCGGGTCCCCGTGCGCCTTGTCACCGTGGACAGTGGGGGAGCTTTGGTGGAGGTGACAGAGCACATCGGCTGCGAGTCAGCCAACACACAGGTGCTGCAG GTGTCAGAGGCCTGTGATGCTGTGTTTGTGGCTGGCAAGGAGAGCCGGGGCGCTCGAGGGTTGCGGGTGGACTTCTGGTGGCGCCGGCTGCGGGCCTCACTGCGGCTGACCGTGTGGGCCCCGCTGCTGCCCCTGCGCATTGAGCTGACCGACACCACCCTCGAGCAGGTCCGAGGCTGGAGGGTACCTGGCCCAGCGGAAGG GGCGCCGGAGCCCGAGGCTACGGGCGCGGAGGAGGCCGAGCGGCGCGCCCGCGGCTGCCGCCTGCAGTACCAGCGCGCCGGCGTGCGCTTCCTCGTCCCCTTCGCCGCCCACCCGCTGGACAGCGGCCGCCGCCTCACCCACCTGCTCGGCCCTGACTGGCTGCTGGACGTGTCCCACCTCGTAGCGCCCCACGCCCGCGTGCAGGACCCGCGCGTGGCCTCGCTGGAGGGAGGCCGCGTCCTGGTGGGCCGGGAGCCCGGTGTTACCTCCATTGAG GTGCGTTCCCCGCTGTCTGACTCCATCCTGGGGGAGCAGGCGCTGGCCGTGACGGACGACAAGGTCTCAGTGCTGGAGCTGCGGGTGCAGCCGGTGATGGGCATCTCACTGGCCCTGAGCCGGGGCACTGCCCACCCCGGGGAGGTCACAGCCACGTGCTGGGCACAGTCAGCCCTTCCCGCCCCAAAGCAG GAGGTGGCCCTTTCCCTGTGGCTGTCCTTCTCTGACCATACCCTGGCCCCTGCTGAGCTCTACGACCACCATGACCTGGGACTGTCCGTCTCGGCCGAGGAACCCGGTGCTGTCCTGCCAGCCGAGGAGCGGGGTGCCCAACTCGGGGTGGTGGTGAGTGGGGCAGGTGCTGAGGGGCTGCCCCTGCATGTGGCTCTGCACCCGCCTGAGCCCTGCCGCCGGGGCCGCCACCGTGTGCCCCTGGCCTCTGGCACCGCGTGGCTAGGGCtgccccctgctcccacccctgcccctgccctcccatcCAGCCCTGCTCGGAGCTCACCAGCCCCGGAGGCCAGTGTGGGTGGAGAACGGCAGGCAGCAGGCAGCTTGGGGGGCAGCAGAGATGTGAGGGGCAAGTTtgagcaggcagaggaggaggccagaaaggaggaggcagacgctagggaggaggaggaggaacaggaggagATGGTTCCTGCCCCACAGCGGGTCACCGACCTAGAGCTGGGCATGTACGCCCTGCTGGGCATCTTCTGTCTGGCCATCCTCATCTTCCTGGTCAATGGTGTGGTCTTCGTGCTGCGCTACCAGCGCAAAGAGCCTCCTGACAGTGCCACCGAccctgcctccccccagccccacaaCTGGGTCTGGCTGGGCACTGACCAGGAGGAACTGAGCCGCCAGCTGGACCGGCAGTCCCCTGGCCTGCCCAAAGGGGAGGGAAGCTGCCCCTGCgagagtgggggaggaggggaggcccccaccccagcccaggcacCTGCTGGGGGCACCACCAGCTCTTTGAGCACCTTGGCCAGGAAGGAAGCTGGGGGGCGGCGGAAGCGCGTAGAGTTTGTGACGTTCGCACCAGCACCCCCAGTCCAGCTGCCTGAGGAGCCCGTGGGGGCCCCTGCTGTGCAGTCCATCCTGGTGGCGGGCGAGGAGGACATCCGCTGGGTGTGTGAGGACATGGGGCTGAAAGACCCCGAGGAGCTGCGCAGCTACATGGAGAGGATCCGGGGCAGCTCCTGA
- the TMEM132A gene encoding transmembrane protein 132A isoform X2, which produces MCARMAGRAAAAPRGPCGPWLCLLVALALDVVRVACDQDPLDPVYLPAALELLDAPEHFRVQQVGHYPPANSSLGSRSETFLLLQPWPRAQPLLRASYPPFATQQVVPPRVTEPHQRPVPWDVRAVSVEAAVTPAEPHARVLFHLKGQDWPPGHGSLPCARLHATHPAGTAHRACRFQPTLGACVVELEFPSHWFSQGSATRAELAYTLEPASEGPGDCGPGGEEDPREQALPVGSVELHPADPPQYQEVPLDEAVTLRVPDMPVRPGQLFSATLLLRHNFTASVLTLRIKVKKGLHVTAARPAQPTLWAAKLDRFKGSKHHTTLITCHRAGPSGPDSSPLELSEFLWVDFLVENGTSGGVSVTRPVTWQLEYPGQAPEAEKDKMVWEILVSERDIRALIPLAKAEELVNTAPLTGVPRRVPVRLVTVDSGGALVEVTEHIGCESANTQVLQVSEACDAVFVAGKESRGARGLRVDFWWRRLRASLRLTVWAPLLPLRIELTDTTLEQVRGWRVPGPAEGAPEPEATGAEEAERRARGCRLQYQRAGVRFLVPFAAHPLDSGRRLTHLLGPDWLLDVSHLVAPHARVQDPRVASLEGGRVLVGREPGVTSIEVRSPLSDSILGEQALAVTDDKVSVLELRVQPVMGISLALSRGTAHPGEVTATCWAQSALPAPKQEVALSLWLSFSDHTLAPAELYDHHDLGLSVSAEEPGAVLPAEERGAQLGVVVSGAGAEGLPLHVALHPPEPCRRGRHRVPLASGTAWLGLPPAPTPAPALPSSPARSSPAPEASVGGERQAAGSLGGSRDVRGKFEQAEEEARKEEADAREEEEEQEEMVPAPQRVTDLELGMYALLGIFCLAILIFLVNGVVFVLRYQRKEPPDSATDPASPQPHNWVWLGTDQEELSRQLDRQSPGLPKGEGSCPCESGGGGEAPTPAQAPAGGTTSSLSTLARKEAGGRRKRVEFVTFAPAPPVQLPEEPVGAPAVQSILVAGEEDIRWVCEDMGLKDPEELRSYMERIRGSS; this is translated from the exons ATGTGCGCCCGGATGGCGGGGCGCGCGGCAGCGGCTCCCCGGGGGCCCTGCggcccctggctctgcctcctggTGGCCCTCGCCCTGGACGTCGTGAGAG TGGCCTGTGACCAGGACCCCTTGGACCCAGTCTACCTGCCAGCAGCCCTGGAGCTCCTGGATGCCCCAGAGCACTTCCGCGTGCAGCAGGTGGGCCACTACCCACCTGCCAactcctctctgggctccagaTCTGAGACCTTtctgctcctccagccctggcccagggcccagccacTTCTCCGGGCCTCCTACCCACCTTTTGCCACCCAGCAG gtGGTCCCTCCTCGGGTCACTGAACCACACCAACGGCCAGTCCCATGGGACGTGCGAGCCGTGTCAGTGGAAGCGGCCGTGACCCCAGCGGAGCCCCACGCCCGCGTCCTCTTCCACCTCAAAGGGCAAGATTGGCCACCAGGACACGGCAGCCTGCCCTGTGCCCGGCTTCACGCCACACACCCGGCAGGCACGGCTCACCGAGCCTGCCGCTTCCAG CCAACCCTGGGCGCCTGCGTGGTGGAGCTGGAGTTCCCCTCACACTGGTTCTCCCAGGGCTCAGCCACGCGGGCCGAGCTGGCCTACACCCTGGAGCCTGCATCCGAGGGCCCTGGGGACTGTGGCCCTGGCGGGGAGGAGGACCCCAGGGAGCAGGCCCTCCCAGTGGGCAGCGTGGAGCTGCACCCAGCAGACCCCCCACAGTACCAAGAGGTGCCCCTGGATGAGGCAGTGACCCTGCGGGTGCCTGACATGCCCGTGCGGCCTGGCCAGCTCTTCAGTGCCACCCTCCTGCTTCGGCACAACTTCACAGCCAGTGTCCTGACCCTGCG AATCAAGGTAAAGAAGGGGCTGCATGTGACGGCTGCCCGCCCTGCCCAACCCACACTTTGGGCTGCCAAGCTGGACCGCTTCAAGGGCTCCAAGCATCACACCACCCTCATCACCTGTCACCGTGCCGGGCCCTCGGGGCCAGACTCCAG CCCCCTTGAACTGTCCGAGTTCCTGTGGGTGGACTTTTTGGTGGAGAATGGCACTAGTGGGGGCGTGTCAGTCACTCGCCCTGTCACATGGCAGCTGGAGTacccaggccaggcccctgaAGCAGAAAAGGACAAAATGGTGTGGGAGATCCTGGTGTCGGAGCGGGACATAAGAGCCCTCATCCCACTGGCCAAG GCCGAGGAGCTGGTGAACACGGCACCATTGACTGGAGTGCCACGGCGGGTCCCCGTGCGCCTTGTCACCGTGGACAGTGGGGGAGCTTTGGTGGAGGTGACAGAGCACATCGGCTGCGAGTCAGCCAACACACAGGTGCTGCAG GTGTCAGAGGCCTGTGATGCTGTGTTTGTGGCTGGCAAGGAGAGCCGGGGCGCTCGAGGGTTGCGGGTGGACTTCTGGTGGCGCCGGCTGCGGGCCTCACTGCGGCTGACCGTGTGGGCCCCGCTGCTGCCCCTGCGCATTGAGCTGACCGACACCACCCTCGAGCAGGTCCGAGGCTGGAGGGTACCTGGCCCAGCGGAAGG GGCGCCGGAGCCCGAGGCTACGGGCGCGGAGGAGGCCGAGCGGCGCGCCCGCGGCTGCCGCCTGCAGTACCAGCGCGCCGGCGTGCGCTTCCTCGTCCCCTTCGCCGCCCACCCGCTGGACAGCGGCCGCCGCCTCACCCACCTGCTCGGCCCTGACTGGCTGCTGGACGTGTCCCACCTCGTAGCGCCCCACGCCCGCGTGCAGGACCCGCGCGTGGCCTCGCTGGAGGGAGGCCGCGTCCTGGTGGGCCGGGAGCCCGGTGTTACCTCCATTGAG GTGCGTTCCCCGCTGTCTGACTCCATCCTGGGGGAGCAGGCGCTGGCCGTGACGGACGACAAGGTCTCAGTGCTGGAGCTGCGGGTGCAGCCGGTGATGGGCATCTCACTGGCCCTGAGCCGGGGCACTGCCCACCCCGGGGAGGTCACAGCCACGTGCTGGGCACAGTCAGCCCTTCCCGCCCCAAAGCAG GAGGTGGCCCTTTCCCTGTGGCTGTCCTTCTCTGACCATACCCTGGCCCCTGCTGAGCTCTACGACCACCATGACCTGGGACTGTCCGTCTCGGCCGAGGAACCCGGTGCTGTCCTGCCAGCCGAGGAGCGGGGTGCCCAACTCGGGGTGGTGGTGAGTGGGGCAGGTGCTGAGGGGCTGCCCCTGCATGTGGCTCTGCACCCGCCTGAGCCCTGCCGCCGGGGCCGCCACCGTGTGCCCCTGGCCTCTGGCACCGCGTGGCTAGGGCtgccccctgctcccacccctgcccctgccctcccatcCAGCCCTGCTCGGAGCTCACCAGCCCCGGAGGCCAGTGTGGGTGGAGAACGGCAGGCAGCAGGCAGCTTGGGGGGCAGCAGAGATGTGAGGGGCAAGTTtgagcaggcagaggaggaggccagaaaggaggaggcagacgctagggaggaggaggaggaacaggaggagATGGTTCCTGCCCCACAGCGGGTCACCGACCTAGAGCTGGGCATGTACGCCCTGCTGGGCATCTTCTGTCTGGCCATCCTCATCTTCCTGGTCAATGGTGTGGTCTTCGTGCTGCGCTACCAGCGCAAAGAGCCTCCTGACAGTGCCACCGAccctgcctccccccagccccacaaCTGGGTCTGGCTGGGCACTGACCAGGAGGAACTGAGCCGCCAGCTGGACCGGCAGTCCCCTGGCCTGCCCAAAGGGGAGGGAAGCTGCCCCTGCgagagtgggggaggaggggaggcccccaccccagcccaggcacCTGCTGGGGGCACCACCAGCTCTTTGAGCACCTTGGCCAGGAAGGAAGCTGGGGGGCGGCGGAAGCGCGTAGAGTTTGTGACGTTCGCACCAGCACCCCCAGTCCAGCTGCCTGAGGAGCCCGTGGGGGCCCCTGCTGTGCAGTCCATCCTGGTGGCGGGCGAGGAGGACATCCGCTGGGTGTGTGAGGACATGGGGCTGAAAGACCCCGAGGAGCTGCGCAGCTACATGGAGAGGATCCGGGGCAGCTCCTGA
- the TMEM109 gene encoding voltage-gated monoatomic cation channel TMEM109 encodes MAGTGSSLPWGKHLFKVILVVLVAFLLLHSASSQSHRDFVSSDQQKREVPVDLLSQIGLSVRGTLDAWIGPETTHLISETLAQVMWAVSSAISVAFFALSGIAAQLLSALGLEGDHLTQGLKLSPGQVQTFLLWGAGALVAYWLLSLLLGLVLALLGRILWGLKLVLFLAAFVALVRSVPDPSTRALLLLALLTLYALLSRLTGTRASGAQLEAKVRGLERQVEELRWRQRRVAKGPRSVEEE; translated from the exons ATGGCAGGCACAGGGAGCAGTTTGCCATGGGGCAAGCATCTGTTCAAAGTCATCCTGGTGGTCCTCgtggccttcctcctcctccactcagCATCATCCCAGTCCCATCGAGACTTTGTGTCATCAGACCAGCAGAAGAGGGAGGTCCCAGTTGATCTCCTGAGCCAGATAGGTCTATCTGTGCGGGGAACACTGGATGCCTGGATTGGCCCAGAAACCACCCACCTGATTTCTGAG ACCTTGGCCCAGGTGATGTGGGCCGTCTCATCCGCCATCTCTGTGGCCTTCTTCGCTCTGTCTGGGATCGCCGCACAGCTGCTGAGTGCCTTGGGGCTCGAAG GAGATCACCTCACCCAGGGCCTGAAGCTCAGCCCGGGCCAGGTCCAGACCTTCCTGCTGTGGGGAGCAGGGGCCCTGGTGGCCTATTGGCTGCTGTCCCTGCTCCTCGGCTTGGTCTTGGCCTTGCTGGGGCGAATCCTGTGGGGCCTGAAGCTGGTCCTCTTCCTGGCTGCCTTTGTGGCCCTGGTGAGGTCGGTACCCGACCCGTCCACCCGGGCCTTGCTCCTCCTGGCCTTGCTCACCCTCTACGCCCTGCTGAGCCGCCTCACTGGCACCCGGGCCTCGGGCGCCCAGCTGGAGGCCAAGGTGCGGGGGCTGGAGCGCCAGGTGGAGGAGCTGCGCTGGCGGCAGAGGCGAGTGGCCAAAGGGCCCCGAAGTGTGGAGGAGGAGTGA